A genomic segment from Verrucomicrobiaceae bacterium encodes:
- a CDS encoding acetyl-CoA carboxylase carboxyltransferase subunit alpha, which translates to MKQLLEFEKPIQKLRDEIDTVKEKLAAKPSDKLTSQVADLEAKLDKLQRETHANLNPWQRVQISRHLNRPFMLDYVKHICDEFVELHGDRHIGDDNAMPAGFATIGGQRVAILGHQKGRDTKENLLRNFGSAHPEGYRKALRVMRMAEKFGLPIITLIDTPGAFPGIGAEERNIAEAIAFNLREMMTIKTPIIAIVIGEGGSGGALGIGIADRVLMMENAYYSVISPEGCAAILWKDRKHAPEAATALKLSAPDLKELGIIDGVIPEPLGGAHNDPAAAAEALKSAILASITELSKLKTPQLLEGRYQKFRALGQFTEN; encoded by the coding sequence ATGAAACAGCTCCTCGAATTCGAAAAACCCATCCAGAAGCTCCGCGACGAAATCGACACCGTGAAGGAAAAGCTCGCTGCCAAGCCCAGTGACAAGCTCACTAGCCAAGTCGCCGACCTGGAGGCCAAGCTCGACAAGCTCCAGCGCGAAACCCACGCCAATCTCAATCCCTGGCAGCGTGTGCAGATCAGCCGCCACCTCAATCGCCCCTTCATGCTCGATTACGTGAAGCACATCTGCGATGAATTCGTCGAGCTCCACGGCGACCGCCACATCGGCGACGACAATGCCATGCCCGCAGGCTTTGCCACCATCGGCGGACAGCGAGTCGCCATCCTCGGCCATCAAAAAGGCCGCGATACCAAAGAAAACCTCCTGCGGAATTTCGGCAGCGCCCATCCAGAGGGCTACCGCAAAGCTCTCCGCGTCATGCGCATGGCAGAAAAATTCGGCCTACCCATCATCACCCTCATCGACACCCCTGGTGCCTTCCCAGGCATCGGCGCAGAGGAGCGCAACATCGCCGAAGCCATCGCCTTCAACCTCCGAGAGATGATGACCATCAAGACCCCCATCATCGCCATCGTCATCGGTGAAGGCGGCAGTGGCGGCGCACTCGGCATCGGCATCGCAGACCGTGTCCTCATGATGGAGAACGCCTACTACTCCGTCATCAGCCCAGAAGGCTGCGCCGCTATCCTCTGGAAAGACCGCAAGCACGCCCCAGAGGCCGCCACCGCGCTCAAACTCAGCGCCCCAGACCTCAAAGAGCTCGGCATCATCGACGGCGTCATCCCAGAGCCCCTCGGTGGCGCACACAATGACCCCGCAGCTGCCGCTGAGGCACTGAAAAGCGCCATTCTCGCCTCCATCACGGAACTTTCCAAATTGAAGACCCCGCAGCTCCTCGAAGGCCGCTACCAGAAATTCCGCGCCCTCGGTCAGTTCACCGAGAATTAG
- a CDS encoding LysM peptidoglycan-binding domain-containing protein, producing the protein MARAQFKLLLFLIVTGLFAGVLASGWWLYKNIYLNEQRVEQELASMKGKDRPRIDPGARRFDAAIDLIRGDSLVPGRDALYALIKQFPESPTCEEARRIIGEINMDQLFSPAYTAGKKEYIVQPGDNLGRIADKHLTNVDFIVRLNGLMSTTLQPGDRLMVAPVDFNLGIVIGKKQLILFRVVDGQSYPFKFYTAQDVQLPSSMKLPATFEVGTKSAQLDGKAIPSTDPRYLQADKWVPAHRPNATGSSFSLRVPLPPKPEPAPQPPSVAPNAPAPAPVPAPPPETGIFLARADLEEIYSLLRKGSKIDVAR; encoded by the coding sequence ATGGCCCGCGCTCAGTTCAAGCTCCTGCTCTTTCTCATCGTGACAGGCCTCTTTGCAGGAGTCCTCGCCAGCGGATGGTGGCTCTACAAAAACATCTACCTCAATGAGCAACGCGTCGAACAAGAGCTCGCCTCCATGAAGGGCAAAGACCGCCCCCGCATCGACCCCGGCGCACGCCGCTTCGATGCCGCCATCGACCTCATCCGTGGTGACAGCCTCGTCCCCGGACGTGACGCCCTCTACGCCCTCATCAAGCAATTCCCCGAGTCTCCCACCTGCGAAGAAGCTCGCCGCATCATCGGCGAGATCAACATGGACCAGCTCTTCTCCCCCGCATACACCGCCGGGAAAAAAGAATACATCGTGCAGCCCGGTGACAACCTCGGTCGCATCGCCGACAAGCACCTAACCAACGTGGACTTCATCGTCCGCCTGAACGGCCTCATGAGCACCACCCTCCAGCCAGGAGACCGGCTCATGGTCGCCCCCGTGGACTTCAATCTCGGCATCGTCATCGGTAAAAAGCAGCTCATCCTCTTCCGCGTCGTCGATGGGCAGAGTTACCCCTTTAAATTCTACACCGCGCAGGATGTCCAGCTTCCCTCAAGCATGAAACTGCCAGCCACCTTCGAGGTCGGCACCAAATCCGCCCAGCTCGATGGGAAAGCCATCCCCAGCACCGATCCACGCTACTTACAGGCCGACAAATGGGTACCCGCCCACCGCCCGAACGCCACCGGCAGCAGCTTCTCCCTCCGTGTGCCGCTACCACCCAAACCAGAGCCAGCTCCACAGCCCCCCTCCGTGGCCCCCAATGCCCCAGCACCAGCCCCCGTCCCTGCTCCACCACCCGAGACCGGCATCTTCCTCGCCCGCGCCGACCTAGAGGAAATCTATTCCCTGCTTCGCAAAGGCTCGAAGATCGACGTTGCGCGGTGA